One stretch of Candidatus Eremiobacteraceae bacterium DNA includes these proteins:
- a CDS encoding SNF2-related protein gives MAIRAQSKPHQPVMLRFEDGVAPNRGGPPLGSWQEWLPSQPSIEGTFPKPIIAQGLAAYQRGKVRSLNLRRADIVATVADTETHTTTLTRDTSRPPLGMRCNCTCRYGYDCKHAVAALYMLLELREQQEDGESSPPAPPNGQAPATNGHATTAPSTPQTQNGNGAATAAVVAPTPSAAAKSPAGSPAFVEFLDLLTPHHEAVVPRRRLWIVVGYDERLGVFHARLCLDAPKLHGVARTHADLQQLYRTTRQANVTGEEWDRHDAALLSDASLGAVFGTPADYALARATSEQTQRLTHNFAQLLLRLISHPRLRLDDHLGAHPETMPPVRIALAPLRLRLGGTRDDEMHLDLGGRLVRPDGSEITCESVRTVDGTPAWLFDGSTFYLHDGSFSVRVIDRLKASPTIRLSPPEVPQFLERAHGLLDRETAAGMMLVPEDMKQQVLLRLRWQGDGITADAAIEDAGSGANWPVTTLEFNPLQRVDDGHQGSTPRYAYCDPAVAARVRSQLEAAGFRPWKEIADAYAAQHQDEPPPHFDETKWRLEPTDTAYQFGTDVLPLWRSTLQLDLDDTVKSLVEGPKALQVSVAVDTAEERERADKGKKGKGAVSTGPIDWLEISVELLLDGKPLSPEDVKALWHSSGRFHRLSDGRFIDLSSFALLREATGGFGGSLEKGGRARLTAAQMLSVYDDLKRACGESQLPAPLRELRESVRDFKGIDEIEPPANLAKILRPYQKRGLDFLAYLGSYHFGGILADDMGLGKTLQVLSYLEHRRVGVGSAPNLIVCPTSVTHTWVNEAARFVPELKVTLLSAGSGRDAIYKTAGEYDMLVTSYALARRDAESLNKIGFRAVVLDEAQQIKNPQAKISQVIKSLDAEQRLALTGTPIENSVLDLWSIVDFVMPGLLGNESHFRTTFETPIMRDGDAEKQQRLAKRIQPFMIRRLKTQVAADLPSRTEQTIECEMTAAQKKAYREIVLRARREILREVDEHGIGRAQLSILAALTKLRQICCHPGLVGDHWREDEEASGKFLAFLELVESIVESGHRVLVFSSFTEMLGIIREAFDSRTLGYSYLDGTTKNRSKVLEDFKREDGPPVFLMSLKAGGVGLTVTEADYVILYDPWWNPAIERQAIDRTHRIGQTKPVTAYRLVTLGSVEEKIQALQGRKQALADSVIATDAAFAKSLTREDLDDLFAPIGE, from the coding sequence ATGGCCATTCGCGCGCAATCGAAGCCCCACCAGCCGGTGATGCTTCGCTTCGAGGACGGTGTTGCTCCCAATCGCGGCGGACCGCCGCTCGGCTCGTGGCAGGAATGGTTGCCGTCTCAACCATCGATCGAAGGCACATTCCCGAAGCCGATCATCGCGCAAGGCCTCGCCGCCTATCAGCGCGGTAAAGTCAGAAGCCTGAATCTCCGTCGCGCTGACATCGTCGCGACGGTCGCCGACACCGAGACGCACACGACGACGCTGACGCGCGACACGTCGCGCCCGCCGCTCGGCATGCGCTGCAACTGCACGTGCCGTTACGGATACGACTGCAAGCATGCGGTGGCTGCGCTCTACATGCTTCTCGAGCTGCGCGAACAACAAGAAGACGGCGAGAGCTCCCCGCCGGCGCCGCCGAACGGACAAGCGCCCGCGACCAACGGTCACGCGACCACCGCGCCTTCGACGCCTCAGACACAAAACGGCAATGGTGCAGCGACCGCCGCCGTCGTCGCGCCGACCCCTTCTGCGGCGGCGAAGTCGCCTGCCGGCTCGCCGGCGTTCGTCGAATTCCTCGACCTCCTCACACCGCATCATGAAGCGGTCGTGCCGCGCCGTCGGTTATGGATCGTCGTCGGCTACGACGAGCGGCTCGGCGTCTTCCACGCGCGGCTTTGCCTCGACGCCCCGAAGCTTCACGGCGTCGCGCGCACGCACGCGGATCTTCAACAGCTCTATCGCACGACGCGACAAGCGAACGTCACGGGCGAAGAATGGGATCGCCACGACGCCGCGCTCCTCTCCGATGCGTCGCTCGGCGCCGTCTTCGGCACGCCCGCCGACTACGCGCTCGCCCGCGCGACGAGCGAGCAGACGCAACGTCTGACGCACAACTTCGCGCAGTTGCTGCTTCGGCTCATCTCGCATCCTCGTTTGCGGCTCGACGATCATCTCGGCGCCCATCCGGAGACGATGCCGCCCGTGCGAATCGCGCTCGCGCCGTTGCGCCTTCGACTAGGCGGCACGCGCGACGACGAGATGCATCTCGACCTCGGCGGACGGCTCGTACGGCCCGATGGCTCCGAGATCACGTGCGAGAGCGTGCGCACGGTCGACGGCACCCCCGCGTGGCTTTTCGACGGCAGCACGTTTTATCTTCACGACGGCAGCTTCAGCGTCCGCGTCATCGACAGGTTGAAGGCGTCGCCGACCATCCGCCTCTCGCCGCCCGAGGTGCCGCAATTCCTCGAACGCGCGCACGGCTTGCTCGACCGCGAAACCGCCGCGGGCATGATGCTCGTGCCCGAGGACATGAAGCAACAAGTATTGCTCCGGCTCCGATGGCAAGGCGACGGCATCACAGCTGACGCTGCGATCGAAGACGCCGGGAGCGGCGCGAATTGGCCAGTGACGACGCTCGAGTTCAATCCGCTGCAGCGAGTCGACGACGGTCATCAAGGCTCGACGCCGCGCTACGCATATTGCGATCCCGCGGTCGCTGCGCGCGTCCGCAGCCAGCTCGAAGCCGCAGGTTTCCGGCCGTGGAAAGAGATCGCCGACGCGTACGCGGCGCAGCATCAAGACGAGCCGCCTCCACATTTCGACGAGACGAAATGGCGTCTCGAGCCGACCGATACCGCATACCAGTTCGGCACCGACGTCCTCCCGCTGTGGCGCTCGACGCTGCAGCTCGACCTGGACGATACGGTCAAGTCGCTCGTGGAAGGCCCGAAGGCGCTGCAAGTCTCCGTCGCCGTCGATACCGCCGAAGAGCGCGAACGCGCGGATAAGGGGAAAAAGGGCAAAGGCGCCGTTTCGACCGGCCCCATCGATTGGCTCGAGATCTCGGTCGAGCTGCTTCTCGACGGCAAGCCGCTCTCTCCCGAAGACGTGAAAGCGCTCTGGCATTCAAGCGGGCGTTTTCATCGTCTCTCCGACGGCCGATTCATCGACCTCTCGTCGTTCGCGCTGTTGCGCGAAGCGACCGGCGGTTTCGGCGGCAGCCTCGAGAAAGGCGGACGTGCGCGACTCACCGCCGCGCAGATGCTTTCGGTCTACGACGATCTCAAGCGGGCGTGCGGCGAATCGCAGCTGCCGGCACCGCTTCGCGAGCTGCGCGAATCCGTGCGAGACTTCAAGGGCATCGACGAGATCGAGCCGCCGGCCAATCTCGCGAAGATCCTGCGACCCTATCAGAAGCGCGGCCTCGACTTCCTCGCCTATCTCGGCAGCTATCACTTCGGCGGCATTCTCGCCGACGACATGGGCCTCGGCAAGACGCTCCAAGTGCTCTCGTATCTCGAACATCGCCGCGTCGGCGTCGGCAGCGCACCGAATCTCATCGTCTGCCCGACTTCGGTGACGCACACGTGGGTCAACGAGGCCGCGCGCTTCGTGCCCGAGCTCAAGGTGACGCTTCTTTCCGCCGGCTCCGGCCGCGATGCGATCTACAAGACCGCCGGTGAGTACGACATGCTCGTGACGTCGTACGCGCTCGCCCGGCGCGACGCCGAAAGCCTCAACAAGATCGGCTTCCGAGCGGTCGTGCTCGACGAAGCACAGCAGATCAAGAACCCGCAGGCGAAGATATCGCAGGTCATCAAGTCGCTCGACGCCGAGCAGCGCTTGGCGCTCACCGGCACGCCGATCGAGAACTCCGTCCTCGACCTCTGGTCGATCGTCGACTTCGTCATGCCGGGCCTACTCGGCAACGAGAGCCATTTCCGGACGACCTTCGAGACGCCGATCATGCGCGACGGCGACGCCGAGAAGCAGCAGCGTCTCGCCAAGCGCATCCAGCCGTTCATGATCCGCCGCCTCAAGACGCAAGTCGCGGCCGACTTGCCGTCACGTACCGAGCAGACGATCGAGTGCGAGATGACCGCGGCGCAGAAAAAGGCGTATCGCGAAATCGTCTTGCGTGCGCGGCGCGAGATATTGCGCGAGGTCGACGAGCACGGCATCGGCCGCGCGCAGCTCTCGATCCTCGCGGCGCTCACGAAGCTGCGTCAGATCTGTTGTCACCCCGGCCTTGTCGGCGACCATTGGCGCGAAGACGAAGAGGCATCGGGCAAATTCCTCGCGTTCCTCGAACTCGTCGAATCGATCGTCGAGTCGGGGCACCGCGTCTTGGTCTTCTCCTCGTTCACGGAGATGCTCGGCATCATCCGTGAGGCGTTCGATTCGCGCACGCTCGGCTATTCATACCTCGACGGCACGACGAAGAACCGCAGCAAAGTGCTCGAAGATTTCAAGCGCGAGGACGGACCGCCGGTGTTCCTCATGAGCCTCAAGGCGGGCGGCGTCGGTCTCACCGTCACGGAAGCCGACTACGTCATCCTCTACGATCCTTGGTGGAACCCCGCCATCGAGCGCCAGGCGATCGACCGCACGCATCGCATCGGTCAGACAAAGCCCGTGACAGCGTACAGGCTCGTCACGCTCGGCTCGGTCGAAGAGAAGATCCAAGCCCTCCAGGGCCGCAAACAGGCACTCGCAGATTCCGTCATCGCGACCGACGCCGCGTTTGCGAAGAGCCTCACGCGCGAGGACCTCGACGACCTGTTCGCACCCATCGGAGAATAG
- a CDS encoding citrate/2-methylcitrate synthase: MTVNPGLEGVVVGSTAISLVAGDEGRLTYRGYDIADLAANASFEEIAYLLWNGRLPSRAELTSLSSAMAAARALPKPVIDMLRSFEPKSWPMDVLRTAVSAVGTHEPPRPDGTHPSDINTAIRLTSVAATAVAAWDRIRRGLDPVEPRTDLSHAANFLYMKNGDVPSPTAARALDTYFVLLADHGFNASTFAARVTASTWSDMYAAATTAVATLQGDLHGGAPGKVMKMIQEIGSPEKAEPYVRRLLEKGDRVMGIGHREYKVRDPRAGPLEAMARDLGKSSDEPQWYAIAHELEAIAVRQLHEKKPGRQLYANVEFYSAPTLFGLGLEPDTFTCMFACSRMAGWTAHIMEQMADNRLIRPQVKYTGLLNLPWTSIDRR, from the coding sequence GTGACGGTCAACCCCGGCCTCGAAGGCGTCGTCGTCGGATCGACCGCGATCAGTCTCGTCGCCGGCGACGAAGGACGTCTGACGTATCGCGGATACGACATCGCCGATCTCGCCGCGAACGCGTCGTTCGAAGAGATCGCCTATCTGCTTTGGAACGGTCGACTGCCCAGTCGCGCCGAGCTGACGAGCTTGAGCAGCGCGATGGCAGCGGCGCGCGCGCTCCCGAAGCCGGTCATCGACATGCTCCGCTCGTTCGAGCCGAAGTCGTGGCCGATGGACGTTCTGCGCACGGCCGTCTCCGCGGTCGGCACGCACGAGCCGCCTCGCCCGGACGGCACGCATCCTTCCGACATCAATACGGCGATCCGTCTGACGTCGGTCGCCGCGACCGCCGTCGCGGCATGGGATCGCATCCGCCGCGGGCTCGACCCGGTCGAGCCGCGCACCGACCTCAGCCACGCCGCGAACTTCCTATATATGAAGAACGGCGATGTTCCGTCTCCGACCGCCGCCCGAGCGCTCGACACATACTTCGTGCTTCTCGCCGATCACGGCTTCAACGCGTCGACGTTCGCGGCGCGCGTGACCGCTAGCACGTGGTCCGATATGTACGCTGCCGCGACGACGGCCGTCGCGACCCTTCAAGGCGACCTGCACGGCGGCGCGCCGGGCAAGGTCATGAAGATGATCCAAGAGATCGGATCGCCGGAGAAGGCCGAGCCGTACGTGCGCCGGCTGCTCGAAAAGGGCGACCGCGTCATGGGCATCGGTCATCGCGAATACAAAGTGCGCGATCCGCGCGCGGGTCCGCTCGAGGCGATGGCGCGCGATCTCGGCAAGAGCTCGGATGAGCCGCAGTGGTATGCGATCGCGCACGAGCTCGAAGCGATCGCCGTGCGCCAGCTCCACGAGAAGAAGCCCGGACGCCAGCTCTATGCGAACGTCGAGTTCTACTCGGCGCCGACGCTCTTCGGTCTCGGCCTCGAGCCCGATACGTTCACGTGCATGTTCGCGTGCAGTCGTATGGCGGGTTGGACCGCGCACATCATGGAGCAGATGGCTGATAACCGCCTCATCCGCCCGCAAGTGAAATATACAGGCCTGCTCAACCTGCCCTGGACTTCCATCGACCGCCGCTAA
- a CDS encoding ATP-binding protein, with the protein MMSRSRERPRARSQADGDGVALMGNASVRISQILVGVVLAFMATILYRTSTDAIAVRTANDTRSLGGRVAQREAVRIDQTLGSLLTLKNEFETTGFAQAPFAQAARSMMRSDPMIDVVDYFDENDQHVAHVEATGREAFGMPSRAGANRVPGAVISAVDLVLSESTVTRTTTSSHALRVRDPSTPPGGQGRLFVYVAEPLVRHLDVTGTIVARIDVQLLLADDLAAVLPVPYVLDDGSGRLQSGSPGGIAGTGAGTQPYVQTFSIPFADRAWSLTIAPPPTDQPAQPWLFVLLWLVAWLAVSVPIEVVGQINRRVRVLNEGLEARVAARTRQLQASVAESQTLAAVVESVHEGVMLVDADGIVRYANDALCHELGCTLDDLMDKAVKDYPPLAISKAQLAELSDTVATRGYAYLETERTRVDGTKYWAGITVTHHSDEGLKDKMIAVSRDVSDRRRLVDELVHAKEEAERQMRVSTDFVGTASHELRTPATTLRTLSALLGRKVLPRYPFTDDDAKLLGMLDFETRRLASLVDDLLEVAKVDATEAPHDETDVDLRALVSAEVDATFALDARAGPAVEVRLPNTPAYVRADENALRRIIVNLVGNARKFTPADGRVTVSVERLGDRVRLVVADTGIGIPEDDLPHVFERFYRVERPGTEIRGTGLGLAIVARLVERMRGAISISSEVGHGTTVSVEVPGAPGTSAADAPAAASA; encoded by the coding sequence ATGATGTCGAGGTCACGCGAGCGTCCTCGTGCGCGTTCCCAAGCCGACGGTGACGGCGTCGCCCTCATGGGCAACGCGAGCGTCCGCATTTCCCAGATCCTCGTCGGCGTCGTCTTGGCGTTCATGGCGACGATCCTCTATCGGACCTCGACCGATGCGATCGCCGTTCGCACGGCCAACGATACGCGTTCGCTCGGCGGTCGCGTCGCTCAGCGCGAAGCCGTTCGCATCGACCAGACGCTCGGCTCGCTCTTGACGCTCAAGAACGAATTCGAGACGACCGGCTTCGCACAGGCTCCGTTCGCACAGGCCGCGCGCTCGATGATGCGTTCGGATCCGATGATCGACGTCGTCGACTACTTCGACGAGAACGATCAGCACGTCGCACACGTCGAAGCGACTGGACGCGAAGCGTTCGGCATGCCGTCGCGCGCCGGCGCGAATCGGGTACCCGGTGCAGTCATCAGCGCGGTCGATCTCGTGCTGAGCGAGTCGACCGTGACGCGCACGACGACGTCGTCGCATGCGCTCCGCGTTCGCGATCCGTCGACCCCGCCGGGCGGCCAAGGCCGCCTCTTCGTCTACGTCGCCGAGCCGCTCGTGCGCCATCTCGATGTCACCGGAACGATCGTCGCGCGCATCGATGTCCAGCTGCTGTTGGCGGACGATCTTGCCGCGGTGCTCCCCGTGCCGTACGTGCTCGACGACGGAAGCGGCAGGCTGCAATCGGGCTCTCCGGGCGGCATCGCCGGTACCGGCGCGGGGACCCAACCCTACGTCCAAACGTTTTCGATCCCGTTCGCAGACCGCGCGTGGAGCCTGACGATCGCGCCGCCGCCGACCGATCAGCCCGCGCAGCCGTGGCTCTTCGTCTTGCTGTGGCTCGTCGCGTGGCTCGCGGTGAGCGTGCCGATCGAAGTCGTCGGTCAGATCAACCGGCGAGTTCGAGTGCTGAACGAAGGCCTCGAGGCGCGCGTCGCGGCGCGCACGCGCCAACTCCAAGCGAGCGTCGCGGAATCGCAGACGCTCGCGGCCGTCGTCGAGTCGGTGCACGAAGGCGTCATGCTCGTCGACGCCGATGGGATCGTCCGTTACGCGAACGACGCGCTCTGTCACGAACTCGGATGCACGCTCGACGACCTCATGGACAAAGCGGTGAAAGACTATCCCCCGCTCGCGATCTCGAAAGCGCAGCTCGCGGAGCTCTCGGACACGGTCGCCACGCGCGGCTATGCGTATCTCGAAACCGAGCGAACGCGCGTCGACGGCACGAAGTATTGGGCGGGCATCACGGTGACGCATCACAGCGACGAAGGCCTAAAAGACAAGATGATCGCGGTATCGCGCGACGTCAGCGACCGTCGCCGGCTCGTCGACGAGCTCGTCCACGCGAAAGAAGAAGCCGAACGTCAGATGCGTGTCAGCACCGATTTCGTAGGCACTGCGAGCCACGAGCTGCGGACGCCGGCGACGACGCTGAGGACGCTCTCCGCATTGCTCGGGCGCAAGGTGCTGCCGCGCTATCCGTTCACGGACGACGACGCGAAGCTTCTCGGCATGCTCGACTTCGAGACGCGGCGCCTCGCGAGTCTGGTCGACGACCTTCTCGAGGTGGCGAAAGTCGACGCGACCGAGGCGCCGCACGACGAGACGGACGTCGACCTGCGCGCGCTCGTGAGTGCCGAGGTCGACGCGACGTTCGCGCTCGACGCCAGGGCAGGTCCGGCGGTCGAGGTGCGCTTGCCCAACACGCCGGCGTACGTCCGAGCGGACGAAAACGCGCTGCGCCGGATCATCGTGAACCTCGTCGGTAACGCGAGGAAGTTCACGCCGGCGGACGGCCGCGTCACGGTCAGCGTCGAACGGCTCGGCGACCGCGTCCGTCTCGTCGTCGCCGACACGGGCATCGGCATACCGGAGGACGATCTGCCGCACGTCTTCGAGCGGTTCTATCGCGTCGAGCGCCCGGGCACCGAGATCCGCGGCACCGGCCTCGGGCTCGCGATCGTCGCGCGTCTCGTCGAGCGAATGCGTGGCGCCATCTCGATTTCGAGCGAGGTCGGGCACGGCACGACGGTGTCGGTCGAGGTGCCGGGCGCGCCCGGCACGAGCGCGGCCGATGCGCCCGCGGCGGCGAGCGCCTGA
- a CDS encoding cupin domain-containing protein — protein MQPLAIPGAFTWSVWQPERNVYFNSHFFTRDAGNVVVDPLAASDADLVQMDSLGGVALIIITNRDHERKSRDLAARFKAKIAASERDAPLLSGPVDLVLKAGDEPFDGATVIALEGLKSPGEIALSMPKHRAALVGDALWGDPAGAIRMLPDDKLIDAPRAVLSLRQLWALRLEMLLVGDGQSILAGADRIIGDFLQSRSDVYVNRINLDEIEPETFSDLSGKYGATAYETGWPIGARRLGYIFVTMKPGERLCPMHSHQLEEEMFLVWDGEPTIRTPRGDFACRKGDVISFPVGDVGMHQLVNASKAPCTVFLLGNAEPNEVAYYPDSDKVLVRGRGRLIVRASPRLDYYDRE, from the coding sequence ATGCAGCCCCTCGCGATCCCGGGCGCCTTCACCTGGTCGGTGTGGCAGCCCGAACGCAACGTCTACTTCAACTCGCATTTCTTCACGCGCGACGCGGGCAACGTCGTCGTCGACCCGCTCGCCGCGTCCGATGCCGATCTCGTGCAAATGGATTCGCTCGGCGGCGTGGCGCTCATCATCATCACGAATCGCGATCACGAGCGCAAGTCGCGCGATCTCGCGGCGCGCTTCAAGGCGAAGATCGCAGCGAGCGAACGCGACGCCCCACTCCTGTCGGGCCCGGTCGACCTCGTGCTCAAGGCGGGCGACGAGCCGTTCGATGGCGCGACCGTCATCGCGCTGGAGGGTCTCAAGTCGCCGGGCGAGATCGCGCTATCGATGCCGAAGCATCGCGCGGCGCTCGTCGGCGACGCTCTTTGGGGCGATCCGGCGGGTGCGATCCGCATGCTGCCCGACGACAAACTCATCGACGCGCCGCGCGCGGTATTGAGCCTGCGGCAGTTATGGGCACTGCGGCTCGAGATGTTGCTCGTAGGCGACGGTCAATCGATCTTGGCGGGAGCCGATCGGATCATCGGCGACTTTCTGCAATCTCGTTCCGACGTCTACGTCAACCGCATCAACCTCGACGAGATCGAGCCGGAGACGTTCAGCGACCTAAGCGGCAAGTACGGTGCGACCGCTTACGAGACCGGTTGGCCGATCGGCGCCCGCCGGCTGGGCTACATCTTCGTCACGATGAAACCCGGAGAGCGGCTGTGCCCGATGCACTCGCACCAGCTCGAGGAGGAGATGTTCCTCGTCTGGGATGGCGAGCCGACGATCCGGACGCCGCGCGGCGACTTCGCGTGCCGCAAAGGCGACGTCATCAGCTTCCCCGTCGGCGACGTCGGCATGCACCAACTCGTCAATGCAAGCAAAGCGCCGTGCACGGTCTTCCTGCTCGGCAACGCGGAGCCGAACGAGGTCGCCTACTACCCCGACTCCGACAAAGTGCTCGTGCGTGGCCGCGGCCGCCTCATCGTTCGCGCGTCGCCGCGCCTCGACTACTACGACCGAGAGTAG
- the solA gene encoding N-methyl-L-tryptophan oxidase: MKVAVVGAGIIGACAAFELASQRHDVTVFEQFDIDHDRGSSYGDSRIIRRFYDDPYYTALMPLAYDLWRALERTTGVHLIDTLGGLYFGPRDHERLAAARRGLEAIGEPAELLGAQALRARFPAFRFRDDEAGIIDGSAGSLRASRCVRAAVEAARRDGAMFVTGRRAGAIARAPGGGVAIDIAGEREIFDRAVVCAGPWTPAMFEDLRLPIRVTRQQYAYIAPTRDAAMFEPGAMPIWIDAAENWYGFPRHGDVDGVKFASHDFGPTVDPDRVDRTIDDREIERTRAYARRRFPALADGEVIFAKTCLYSVTPDEDFIVDSVEGIPGCAFVGGCSGHAFKFGTLLGAVVADIALDRPPRVDISRFRRERFSRA; the protein is encoded by the coding sequence ATGAAGGTAGCAGTCGTCGGCGCAGGCATTATCGGCGCGTGCGCAGCGTTCGAGCTCGCGTCGCAGCGCCACGACGTCACCGTCTTCGAGCAGTTCGACATCGATCACGATCGCGGCAGCTCGTACGGCGATTCGCGCATCATTCGACGCTTCTACGATGATCCGTATTACACGGCGCTCATGCCTCTTGCGTATGATCTGTGGCGCGCGCTCGAGCGCACGACAGGCGTTCATCTCATAGACACGCTCGGCGGCCTATACTTCGGACCGCGCGATCACGAGCGCCTCGCCGCCGCGCGGCGCGGCTTGGAAGCGATCGGCGAGCCCGCCGAGCTGCTCGGCGCGCAAGCGCTGCGCGCAAGGTTTCCCGCATTCCGATTTCGCGACGATGAAGCGGGCATCATCGACGGATCCGCGGGCAGCCTGCGCGCGTCGCGTTGCGTCCGTGCGGCGGTCGAGGCGGCGCGTCGTGACGGCGCGATGTTCGTCACCGGTCGCAGAGCCGGCGCGATCGCGCGCGCGCCCGGTGGCGGCGTCGCGATCGATATCGCGGGCGAGCGCGAGATCTTCGATCGCGCCGTCGTCTGCGCCGGTCCCTGGACGCCGGCCATGTTCGAAGACTTGCGTCTGCCGATCCGCGTCACGCGTCAGCAATATGCGTACATAGCGCCGACGCGCGACGCCGCGATGTTCGAGCCGGGCGCGATGCCCATCTGGATCGACGCTGCCGAGAACTGGTACGGCTTTCCGCGCCACGGCGACGTCGACGGCGTGAAGTTCGCGAGCCACGACTTCGGACCGACGGTCGATCCCGATCGGGTCGATCGAACGATCGACGATCGCGAGATCGAGCGGACGCGCGCATACGCACGCCGCCGTTTTCCTGCGCTCGCCGACGGCGAAGTGATATTCGCGAAGACGTGTTTGTACTCGGTGACGCCGGATGAGGATTTCATCGTCGACTCGGTCGAAGGCATTCCCGGTTGCGCGTTCGTCGGCGGCTGTTCCGGTCACGCGTTCAAGTTCGGCACGCTGCTCGGCGCGGTCGTCGCCGACATCGCACTCGATCGTCCTCCGCGCGTCGACATCTCACGCTTCCGTCGCGAGCGCTTTTCACGCGCGTGA
- a CDS encoding glycosyltransferase encodes MQSEQPAPGSSARILFLYSDTGGGHRAAAQAIDRALKALPGGTSIETNQVDAFASSWFPLREGVASYGTMLKVQPSPYPAIYHLTNGRTRFRVIAELGMPLIRRSFRRMLAAIRPDIVVSVHPLLNTFARRLIHSMRIDASLVTVITDLVTIHHSWTTGAAADEYVVPSPEAGALCVERGIPPTRVHDLGLPIRAGFTPRIGTGAEAKAVIGLDDRRTLLVMGGGEGGGRLKHLLADIAPTVRTLGLQLVVITGRNEQLRKHLTENVADFGRGAQILGFVENVADYMRAADLLLTKAGPGAIAEAAATGLPVVLYEYISGQEKGNLDYVRSRGAGVVALDDASVIAALDRLFAPASAELEGMRVRALRSARPNAAHDIACFLMEMLDRAAAVRTSGRRVRP; translated from the coding sequence GTGCAGTCAGAACAGCCGGCCCCCGGCTCATCGGCGCGCATCCTCTTCCTCTATTCCGACACCGGCGGCGGTCATCGCGCAGCGGCGCAGGCGATCGACCGCGCGCTCAAAGCGTTGCCCGGCGGCACGTCGATCGAGACGAATCAAGTCGACGCGTTCGCGTCTTCGTGGTTTCCGCTCCGCGAAGGCGTCGCCTCCTACGGCACGATGCTCAAGGTGCAGCCGAGCCCGTATCCAGCGATCTATCATCTGACGAACGGCCGCACGCGCTTCCGCGTGATCGCCGAACTCGGCATGCCGTTGATCCGACGCAGCTTCCGGCGCATGCTCGCCGCCATCCGGCCGGACATCGTCGTGTCGGTCCATCCTCTGCTCAACACGTTCGCGCGTCGCCTGATCCACTCGATGCGCATCGATGCGTCGCTCGTCACGGTCATCACCGATCTCGTGACGATCCATCACAGCTGGACGACCGGTGCTGCCGCCGACGAGTACGTCGTTCCCTCGCCTGAGGCTGGTGCGCTCTGCGTCGAACGCGGGATTCCGCCGACGCGCGTCCACGATCTTGGTCTACCGATCAGAGCCGGATTCACGCCTCGCATCGGCACGGGCGCGGAAGCGAAGGCCGTTATCGGACTCGACGATAGGCGGACGCTTCTCGTCATGGGCGGCGGCGAGGGCGGCGGCAGACTCAAGCATCTCCTAGCCGACATCGCGCCGACGGTACGCACGCTCGGTCTGCAGCTCGTCGTCATAACCGGACGCAACGAACAGCTGCGCAAACACCTCACCGAGAACGTCGCGGACTTCGGCCGGGGTGCGCAGATCCTCGGGTTCGTCGAGAACGTCGCCGACTACATGCGCGCCGCCGACCTTCTGCTGACGAAAGCCGGACCCGGTGCGATCGCCGAAGCTGCAGCGACCGGACTGCCCGTCGTGCTGTACGAGTACATCTCGGGCCAGGAAAAGGGCAACCTCGACTACGTACGCTCGCGTGGCGCCGGTGTTGTGGCGCTCGACGACGCATCGGTCATCGCAGCGCTCGATAGGCTATTCGCACCAGCATCGGCCGAGCTCGAAGGCATGCGCGTACGCGCTTTGCGAAGCGCACGCCCGAACGCGGCGCACGACATCGCGTGCTTTTTGATGGAAATGCTCGATCGGGCGGCCGCGGTCAGAACGAGCGGGCGGCGCGTAAGGCCTTGA
- a CDS encoding response regulator: MARVLLVDDEPVLRSALRQYLEFAGHDVDEAPDGDDALVQARRQRPDIIVSDVLMPGRDGMSLCRELRTDPDFADVPFLFITARNTQSDLFDEIERIGAGCVIKPFEPDHLLAAIDEAVKKD, from the coding sequence ATGGCGCGCGTCTTGCTCGTCGACGACGAGCCGGTGCTCCGCAGCGCGCTGCGGCAATACCTCGAGTTCGCCGGCCACGACGTCGACGAGGCACCCGATGGAGACGATGCGCTCGTCCAAGCGCGCCGGCAACGTCCTGACATCATCGTGTCGGACGTCCTCATGCCCGGACGCGATGGCATGTCGCTCTGCCGCGAGCTTCGCACGGATCCGGACTTCGCCGACGTCCCCTTCCTCTTCATTACCGCGCGCAACACGCAATCGGATCTCTTCGACGAGATCGAGCGCATCGGTGCGGGATGCGTCATCAAACCCTTCGAACCCGACCACCTCCTCGCCGCCATCGACGAAGCAGTCAAAAAGGACTAA